The nucleotide sequence CTTTCTTCATTACACTTCACCTTATTTCGTAGCTACTTTTGGTAATACGATTTTTTTGTTGTTGCGAGATTCTTTATATAAAACAACCGTCAACCCGATCAGTTGAACAAGCTCGGCACGTGTACCGGCTGCCAGTTCTTCCGCCACGACATTTTTGTCTTCTTCACAGTTGTCTAAAATGCGTACTTTAATAAGTTCGCGTGCTTCCAATACATCGCGTAATTGTGCAATCATTGCATCATTTACGCCACCTTTCCCAACTTGGAAAATTGGATCTAAGTGATGTGCCTCAGCACGTAAAAAACGTTTTTGTTTACCTGTTAACATAATTTCCTCCTAATTGCGCCGTTAAACGGGCAATCATTGCATTTGTATTTGGATAATGACCTAACCAGTGTTCGTAAGCAATCGCACCTTGATGCACGAACATGCCTAACCCATTGACAATTGTCGCCCCTTTTTGCTCAGCCGCTTGCAAAAATGGCGTCATTAATGGATTATACACAATATCTGCAGCAATTGCGCCTGCCGGGAACTTTTCAAGCGAAAATGGTAATGCAAAGTCGCCCGTAGTCATTCCTGCTGGTGTTGTTTGAATAAAAATTTCATAATTGGCCATGCTTTGTTCTGCTTCTTGCATTGAAACAGCTTGGCCAGCATGTAATTCATCAATAATTTGCTGTGCTTTTTCAACTGTCCGGTTGGCAATTGTTATATTCGTATAACCTGTCAGTTGAAGGGCAAATGCAATACCACGGGCTGCGCCACCTGCTCCGATCAGTAAAACCGGTGCATTACGTTTTGTCGTACCAATTACATGCTCAAGTGATTTCACAAAACCCGGACCGTCCGTATTATAGCCTTTTAATTTACCTTCTGCAGTGCGCACGACCGTATTGACCGCACCCATTTTTTCGGCAAGTTCATCCAGCTCATCCAAGAACGGAATGATCGCTTGTTTATGCGGAATCGTTACATTC is from Solibacillus isronensis and encodes:
- the yhbY gene encoding ribosome assembly RNA-binding protein YhbY → MLTGKQKRFLRAEAHHLDPIFQVGKGGVNDAMIAQLRDVLEARELIKVRILDNCEEDKNVVAEELAAGTRAELVQLIGLTVVLYKESRNNKKIVLPKVATK
- the aroE gene encoding shikimate dehydrogenase, with the protein product MKKWFAVIGDPIAQSKSPEMHNAWYEEANVDATYIPIHVKPEHLQQAVASFKLLGTSGWNVTIPHKQAIIPFLDELDELAEKMGAVNTVVRTAEGKLKGYNTDGPGFVKSLEHVIGTTKRNAPVLLIGAGGAARGIAFALQLTGYTNITIANRTVEKAQQIIDELHAGQAVSMQEAEQSMANYEIFIQTTPAGMTTGDFALPFSLEKFPAGAIAADIVYNPLMTPFLQAAEQKGATIVNGLGMFVHQGAIAYEHWLGHYPNTNAMIARLTAQLGGNYVNR